A window of Psychroflexus sp. ALD_RP9 contains these coding sequences:
- the queA gene encoding tRNA preQ1(34) S-adenosylmethionine ribosyltransferase-isomerase QueA codes for MKLSQFEFELPEELLAEFPAENRDESRLMVVNRKTGEIEHKMFKDLIEYFDEDDVMIFNDTKVFPARLFGNKEKTGARIEVFLLRELNPETRLWDVLVDPARKIRIGNKLYFGEDESLVAEVIDNTTSRGRTLRFLYDGSYQDFRKKLNDLGETPLPKYIKRDVQPEDEDRYQTIYAKKEGAVAAPTAGLHFSKHLMKRLEIKGINFAEVTLHIGLGTFNPVEVEDLSKHKMDSEEIMIDEKATKTINTALDNKKRVCAVGTTVMRTIESAVSSNQRLNEYNGWTNKFIFPPYDFSIANCMVTNFHMPKSTLLMMISAFAGHDLMEKAYKEAIKEKYRFYSYGDAMLIL; via the coding sequence ATGAAGTTATCGCAATTTGAATTTGAATTACCTGAAGAATTACTAGCAGAATTTCCAGCTGAAAATAGAGACGAATCACGCTTAATGGTTGTTAACCGTAAAACTGGAGAGATTGAGCATAAAATGTTTAAAGATCTTATCGAGTATTTTGATGAAGATGATGTAATGATATTCAACGATACAAAAGTTTTTCCAGCTCGCCTTTTTGGTAATAAAGAAAAAACTGGTGCTAGAATTGAGGTATTCTTATTAAGAGAATTAAATCCTGAAACTCGTCTTTGGGATGTGCTTGTAGATCCAGCCCGAAAGATAAGAATTGGGAATAAATTATATTTTGGAGAAGATGAAAGTTTAGTTGCAGAGGTAATTGACAATACAACTTCTCGAGGTAGAACACTTCGCTTTCTTTATGATGGTTCATACCAAGATTTTAGAAAAAAATTAAATGATTTAGGAGAAACTCCTTTACCTAAATACATCAAACGTGATGTTCAACCAGAAGATGAAGACCGCTACCAGACCATTTATGCTAAAAAAGAAGGAGCAGTTGCCGCACCAACAGCAGGATTACATTTTTCAAAACATTTGATGAAGCGTCTTGAAATTAAAGGAATAAATTTTGCTGAAGTTACTTTACACATTGGTTTAGGAACTTTTAATCCAGTTGAAGTTGAAGATTTATCGAAACATAAAATGGACTCTGAAGAGATCATGATAGATGAAAAAGCCACTAAAACCATTAATACAGCTTTAGATAACAAAAAACGAGTTTGTGCAGTAGGAACAACAGTAATGCGAACAATAGAAAGTGCTGTAAGTTCTAACCAACGCTTAAATGAATATAATGGTTGGACTAATAAATTTATTTTTCCTCCTTACGACTTTAGTATTGCCAATTGTATGGTTACAAACTTTCACATGCCAAAATCAACATTATTAATGATGATTTCTGCTTTTGCTGGTCACGATTTAATGGAAAAAGCATACAAAGAAGCCATCAAAGAGAAGTATAGGTTTTACTCTTACGGAGATGCAATGTTGATTTTATAA
- the aroA gene encoding 3-phosphoshikimate 1-carboxyvinyltransferase, translated as MINFLEKSTTLKFPINIQISGSKSESNRALILDYVLGGINIHNLSDSDDTKHLINALKQLDSESKTIKIDVGHAGTTMRFLTALCATMHQQEFVISGSKRMHQRPIKPLVDALKNLGADISYLDHEGYPPLKIRGKNLTKNKLSIQANISSQYISALMLIAPKFPQGLSIKLKGNITSRPYLEMTKALLEQQKIRVDFNQSEICVHSSHLNATTSIEIESDWSSASYHYALVALSVEGFSVKLTNFKLNSVQGDAALRSIYKKFGVKTEQVDPKTIKLTKFSKLYSDINIDLIKTPDLAQTIAVTCLGLGIKCELRGLHTLKIKETDRLKALKTELQKLGALVEISDSTLKLQPNKKLISHQIIETYNDHRMALAFAPLALKTILKIENPDVVSKSYPHFWEDLNNYGITSHFAK; from the coding sequence GTGATTAACTTTTTAGAAAAATCAACAACTTTAAAGTTTCCGATAAACATTCAAATTTCAGGTTCTAAAAGTGAGTCTAATCGCGCTTTAATTCTCGATTATGTTTTAGGCGGCATAAACATACATAATCTTTCAGATAGTGACGATACCAAGCACCTAATCAATGCATTAAAACAGTTAGATTCTGAATCTAAAACTATTAAAATTGATGTTGGTCATGCAGGAACCACAATGCGCTTTCTAACAGCTCTTTGCGCTACAATGCATCAACAAGAGTTCGTGATATCTGGTAGTAAACGCATGCATCAACGTCCCATAAAACCATTAGTAGATGCTTTAAAAAATCTTGGCGCAGATATTTCATATTTAGATCATGAGGGCTATCCACCTTTAAAAATTAGGGGTAAAAATTTAACCAAAAACAAACTTAGTATTCAAGCAAACATTAGTAGTCAATATATTTCAGCTTTAATGTTAATTGCTCCAAAATTTCCTCAAGGCTTAAGCATTAAGTTAAAAGGAAATATTACGTCAAGACCATATCTTGAAATGACGAAAGCTTTATTGGAGCAGCAGAAAATAAGGGTAGATTTTAATCAAAGTGAAATATGTGTTCATTCATCTCATTTAAATGCAACAACTTCAATTGAAATTGAATCTGATTGGAGTTCAGCTTCATACCATTATGCCTTAGTAGCACTTTCAGTTGAAGGTTTCTCGGTCAAGCTAACTAATTTCAAGTTAAATAGTGTTCAGGGCGATGCAGCTTTGCGAAGCATCTACAAAAAATTTGGTGTAAAAACAGAGCAAGTAGACCCTAAAACCATAAAACTCACCAAATTTAGTAAGCTTTATTCTGATATCAATATCGATTTAATCAAAACACCAGATTTGGCACAAACTATAGCAGTAACTTGTTTAGGTTTAGGTATTAAATGTGAATTAAGAGGATTACATACTTTAAAAATTAAAGAGACTGACCGTTTAAAAGCACTCAAAACTGAGCTTCAGAAATTAGGAGCTCTTGTTGAAATTTCAGATTCTACTTTAAAACTTCAGCCCAATAAAAAATTAATATCACATCAAATCATTGAAACTTATAACGACCACCGAATGGCTTTAGCTTTTGCTCCGCTTGCCTTAAAAACAATACTTAAAATTGAAAATCCAGATGTAGTCTCAAAATCTTATCCTCATTTTTGGGAAGACCTTAATAATTATGGGATTACTTCTCATTTTGCAAAATAA
- a CDS encoding nucleotide pyrophosphohydrolase produces MNIENAQIVVDEWIKNHGVRYFNELTNMAQLTEEVGEVARIIARRYGEQSEKDSDKEKDLGEELADVLFVVLCLANQTGVDLQKSFDKKLDIKTKRDHDRHHNNKKLK; encoded by the coding sequence ATGAATATTGAAAATGCTCAAATAGTAGTTGATGAATGGATTAAAAATCATGGTGTTAGGTATTTTAACGAACTAACCAATATGGCACAACTCACCGAAGAAGTTGGTGAGGTTGCCAGAATTATCGCGAGACGTTACGGTGAGCAAAGCGAGAAAGATAGTGATAAAGAAAAAGATTTAGGAGAAGAACTCGCAGATGTTTTATTTGTGGTGCTTTGTCTTGCAAATCAAACAGGTGTAGATTTGCAAAAGTCATTCGACAAAAAACTAGATATTAAAACCAAACGTGACCATGACCGCCATCATAACAATAAAAAACTGAAGTAG
- a CDS encoding DUF3857 domain-containing protein: MRFTNFCIFLFCVTLSTIAQTDLKKITINDLKQTVHPLDSTASAAVLFDQGEISFEFTDGWNYTFNKTSRIKIYTKDGLNQADIMIPFYVGNSNAEEERVINIKGYVYNLKNGKITRDKIKNRNIYEEEPSELWHLKKLALPNVQEGSIIEVSYTIKSPHVTSLPKWTFQKEIPVDFSEFVLISPATYLAYRPYFRGEHNLETNTDIQEGEFYYRSGNSTGRSSRGKIASKINITSIVAKNVPKITGENFVNNVSNYQTSVKYEIASVKGLGQRGKRKNFNQTWKDVSKIIMKSDDFGKELLKSKYFEDDIDALVNSTPNQLDRLMLIFNHVKSKMKWNNKNRLFCTDKLKRIYENGEGNSAEINLMLTAMLKYAGIEAYPVVSSTIAKGIPFSPTISGFNYVTSLAIIDNKTYHLDATEPYSAPNVLPKRVLNWIGRIIYSEEHSEQFDLMPKSPSKLNTNLTGILKDNGEIEGQVREVFCENFALGYRNSRSNMPIDKQVELLKENYEGIEVSNFTNKFIKDLSKPVMRSYQFKTKASFSDVIGDKIYITPMLFFKTDENPFKDKTRNYPIDFTYPRSLRQTFNISIPDGYTIDYVPEKKVIGLPNQIGTYQYLVMASGTKIQLTVIFNINASILPSEYYESLKELYQTIVDQENEKIVLSKV; this comes from the coding sequence TTATTTTGTGTAACCCTTTCAACTATTGCACAAACTGATTTAAAAAAAATCACTATTAATGATTTAAAGCAAACTGTTCATCCATTAGATTCAACCGCTTCAGCAGCCGTTTTATTTGATCAAGGTGAAATTTCATTTGAATTTACTGATGGATGGAATTACACCTTCAATAAAACATCAAGAATCAAAATTTATACTAAAGATGGGCTTAATCAAGCTGATATTATGATACCTTTTTATGTAGGAAACTCTAATGCTGAAGAAGAAAGAGTCATTAACATTAAAGGCTATGTCTACAATTTGAAAAACGGGAAAATAACTAGAGACAAGATAAAAAATAGAAACATATATGAAGAAGAACCAAGCGAGTTATGGCACCTTAAAAAATTAGCGCTACCAAATGTTCAAGAGGGATCTATAATAGAGGTTAGCTATACTATTAAATCTCCACATGTAACTTCTTTACCAAAGTGGACATTCCAAAAAGAAATTCCTGTAGATTTTTCAGAGTTTGTTTTAATTTCTCCAGCAACTTATTTAGCATACAGACCATATTTTAGAGGAGAACATAATTTAGAAACGAATACAGATATTCAAGAAGGAGAATTTTACTATAGAAGTGGAAACAGCACAGGTCGCTCAAGTAGAGGTAAAATAGCTTCTAAGATAAATATTACATCTATAGTTGCTAAAAATGTACCAAAAATTACAGGTGAAAATTTCGTTAATAATGTTAGTAATTATCAAACTTCGGTTAAATATGAAATAGCATCTGTAAAAGGCTTAGGGCAAAGAGGAAAAAGAAAAAATTTTAACCAAACTTGGAAAGATGTTTCTAAAATAATTATGAAATCTGATGATTTTGGCAAAGAATTACTAAAATCTAAGTACTTTGAAGATGATATTGATGCATTAGTTAATTCAACACCAAATCAATTAGACCGCTTAATGTTAATTTTCAATCATGTAAAATCGAAAATGAAATGGAATAATAAAAATCGACTTTTTTGTACTGATAAATTAAAGCGTATTTATGAAAACGGGGAAGGAAATTCTGCCGAAATAAACCTAATGTTAACTGCCATGCTGAAATATGCAGGGATTGAGGCTTATCCAGTGGTAAGTAGTACAATAGCTAAAGGAATTCCGTTTTCACCAACCATTAGCGGTTTTAATTACGTCACTAGTTTGGCTATAATAGATAATAAAACTTACCACTTAGACGCTACAGAACCTTACTCAGCACCCAATGTTTTACCAAAAAGGGTTTTAAATTGGATAGGGCGTATAATTTACAGTGAAGAACACTCAGAACAATTTGATTTGATGCCAAAATCGCCATCAAAACTTAATACGAATTTAACAGGAATTTTAAAAGATAATGGAGAAATAGAGGGCCAAGTTCGTGAAGTTTTTTGTGAAAATTTTGCATTAGGTTATCGAAATTCTAGAAGTAATATGCCCATAGATAAGCAAGTAGAACTTCTTAAAGAAAATTATGAAGGAATAGAAGTTAGTAACTTTACAAATAAGTTTATTAAAGACTTGTCAAAACCTGTAATGCGCTCTTATCAGTTTAAAACCAAAGCTTCTTTTAGTGATGTAATTGGTGATAAAATATATATAACTCCTATGCTGTTTTTTAAAACTGATGAAAATCCGTTTAAAGATAAAACAAGAAATTACCCAATTGATTTTACTTATCCTCGGTCATTAAGACAAACTTTTAATATTTCAATTCCTGATGGCTATACCATAGATTATGTGCCTGAAAAAAAAGTTATTGGTCTTCCAAATCAAATAGGTACATATCAATATTTAGTGATGGCTAGCGGTACTAAAATACAACTAACAGTGATTTTTAATATCAATGCCAGTATTTTACCTTCAGAGTATTACGAAAGTCTTAAAGAACTTTATCAAACAATAGTCGACCAAGAAAACGAAAAAATTGTGCTCTCTAAAGTTTAA